The sequence CAATATAGCAtcgtttaataaaaatactgATATAAAGAATCCTAGGAGTTTTAAtcaaaatagaaatataacGTATAGTAAGCAATTTagtcaaaataataattatagtagcacacacaataataatagtgtTAGTAAAGGAAAAGCATCAGGAAGTTATATAAATAGTGGTAATGTTAATGTTTCAAGCAATCAATATGTAaacagtaataataatattaatagtaataatattaatagtagtagtaataataataataataataatagtagtaataataatagtaataacaaATTCTCAAATAATTTTGCTGGAACCTATTCTACATTTATACAGAATCGAgaaatgaacaaaaataatgaagGACCCAATTCCTCATTTAATGAAACGAAATTAAACAACTCTTcaaattttcatataaataataaagaaaaaaaaaattacaacaatatattatcgaataataataataataatattaataataaaaataatgatggtgACAATATTAATATGCTACATATAAATGAGAACTCCGGAATGTATGGTACCAAaagtaattataataataaagattatttattaatttctaataatatgaaagatAAGAATATGTACTTAAATAATAACACATTAACCAATACTAATAATTTAGATAActcattaaaaattaataattataataataaacataatgacaaaaatattaatacaagGTCATCAAAAATTTTAGAAGATCCtaattcttataataatgctttaaaaaataatgattccaggtataattattataatgaaaattttacaaataatataaaaaatgtaaataatgcGAATACTGGAGTAAAtagtttaaaaaatatgaaaaatccttttaatatgaataaaaagtatatgtctcattataataataatgataataataacaacaacaacaacaacaacaacaacaacaacaacaacaacaataataataataataataatagtcataataataattataataaccaACCAcatagtaataattattattataataataaatcgaatgataatttaaataacaataaaacgTCTTCATCTTCCTATGCACCAAATTTTAAAAGAGAAACATCAGACGATATTTCAAACAACAACATTAATTATAACAACACTAATTATAACAACACTAATTATAACAACACTAattataacaacaataattataacaaaatcAAGGACAGTAATAATaacagtaataataatatgattattatgacgAATGAAATGAATTCTATCgatttacataaaaatataaatatcttaACAATGGAATCATCaaattgtaataaaatagatatgaataataatatactaaGTACCAATGAGACAATACACAATGTAGGCAACAAACATGGAAATAACGATATAAACAAAACGAATCATCATAATAACACAACCACCAcgagtagtagtagtagtaataataatatgctaaagttaaataatattatgaaaaataaagacatcaataaaaatgataacatCGAAAGTAATCATCAATATAATGCACATGATATCTTATACGATAATTCGAGAGGAGCAATGGTTGATACCATGACACCTGGTTATAACAGAAGTTCAAGAAGTAATAAATTATCCATGCAAAATTATAACcatataaatcataatatggattcttcaaaaaatatgatcAGTCCGAATGATAGAAGCTCAATCAACAAAGGTGATATCACcatgaataataatgaaaataataataataataataatatgggtATTAGTAGAAGCTCTAGTAATATGTTCACCAAACACAACAGCTTtcataacaacaataataatgatctTAATCAAATTAACAATTTCGGTATCAAGAAGAATGAATACTATGGAAACTTTTCTACTTCAGCTAACGCAAAAAATGTAAACAaccttataaataaaatagaagataacaaaaataataataatataaacaacaaCGGTGGCCACCTCGATTTAGATAGTGATGCATTTTGTTATTACGATTTTAATGAATTcctaaattatatgtataaagacgaaaatatattaacccTTTtctatataagaaaaaattatctaAAAGCAGAATCGAAAGAAGaatttataaatgaaaacgacaaaattaaatattccaTTATCTGGTCTTTTACAAATGACGAAAAAATTGTAGTATATGGTACTCATAATACCAAAAAATTAAGTAAAAAGGTTTGTGTGAAAAAAATTCtattgaaattaaaaaatatatccttATTAGAACTAGATCAAATGACAAAATGGATGATAAATAGTTTGAATGTTATCTTGAAagtagaaaataaaaatttagaaaataaatttaataataatgtatattcttGTAATATCGaatggaaaataaataataaattatatcaaGCATCTGCTCAACACGAACATGAAAAAATTGCAGAACTAGTAGCTACACAAAGGTTGTATATGATATTGTATGATGTTAAAGAGCAATTAATTCGAGAAAATGACTTTTCAAAAAtgagtgatgataataagagATTTATTAATTCATATGATAACACAACAATCATAAACAACAACactagtaataataataataataataatataaataatacaggtagcaataataatactttatataacaaatatatgagTAGTAACAGTAAAAACTTTGATGATGGTAATATGCTCAATCAAAATAAATTCAACAAAAACCAAGGagcaaataaaaattttaatgaaCTTATgtacaacaataataatcatactgcaagtagtaataataataataataataatgtgttATCCTatcaagaaaataaaaatattaaatacgGAGATGCAAGTAATGATCACATGttaaatagaaataataacatgaatatgaataattacaTGAACAATGTTTgctacaataataataataatatgaataatatattaacatcTGCAACGGACATCCAccacaacaacaataatgtgaacaatatgaacaatatgaacaacatgaacaatatgaacaacATGAACAacatgaacaatatgaacaatatgaacaatatgaacaacatgaacaatgtaaataaaaatgtaggaCATATGGGTGCCACCCAAGGAACTATTATGAACAACAATATGTTCTTAAATGCAAATAATgcaaaatatatgaatgaaaatatgaatttattaaataatgcaCAGCATGGAGGTATACAACAAGTAGGTGCTCAACAAATTGGTGCCCAACCAATAGGTATACAAGAAGTAGGTACCCAACCTGAACAAGTCGCAGATCCCAACGATTTAATTGAATATTGCTTAACCAAACAAGATGCTAGTAGCATACAAATGTTAAGAAACAATATAGCATCaagatataaaatacaaCAATCAGAAGTTTTTGAACaagtttttaatttatataaatgtaccTTAGATTGGGAATGGAAAAATGGGAAGAATACATGCAAGGCCAAAAGTGTTGGTTATGGAAGTACAAAAAGTTTAGCAAAATGTGAAGCAGCATATGATATGTTggttaaaaataatttaatagaatatatatcGTCTACGGATAGGAAAAATGCACAATTTATTAGAGATTTAATATCAAAGGATTTAAATAAGGCTTTAAATATGGCCATACAATTTATTATGCAATATAGTAGTAATGCGTGGTCCATATTTGTGGTCTATTTATTAAGGGAATTATTAATTGATGGAAATTATGATCCTATAAATAGATTATTAAATACGATAGTAGAAGTAAGTAGAGAGGGTCGTATGGAGGTcgaaaaaatggaaaaggATATGAACCAAAATGTTAACAATGTCaaccatataaataatatgaacaatttaaacaatatgaacaatttaaataatatgaacaatttaaataatgtgaATGACGAATCTATTAACACTGCATCAGCAACCATGTTTCATAACAACAAAGTTGACGAAAACAacgataacaataataataatagctCCCAATTCTTTAATCcctatatacaaaataaaaatcttaccgataataattatgtacaTAAATTAGTTTCAATAGAACTATGGGAAAAACTAATAGACGAATGTGttgttatattaaatgaCAAATTGTGTTTTAATTGTATATCCTTATTACAACAAGTCGAATTAGATTAttcaatttttatttccaAGTGTGCTCAtgattattacaaaaaatatcGAATTATGCTTGCCTTAGAATTACAAGCAAACCTAGCACAAAGCatacaagaaaaaaagaatttcgAATATTTACatgaaaataaatcattattattaaaacttAAAAGTATTACTATGCCTGTTTTATCTTGTACATGTACCCTAACTAATGAAGAAAAGGAATGGATGAAATCAACACAAATGAGAGAAGATGATATTGTTTTATTGAAACCATGTGATACCTTATTAAAAGATGAAGATGCATGGTCTAATAGTTTAATAGGTAGTATTACTAGTACAAAAAGTGATAATActgtttataatattaatataagaatattttcAGCGGAGAATACCAAAAAAGctaatgtaaaatataataaatatagattatatttattattaaatattgtaACACATGAAAGAATGCTACAGGCCTTAAGGTCTATTACATTCATAAGTTCAATTCCTACACAATACCAATCACCATATGTATTTACTCCAGAAATTCGATTCTTACTATTACattcttataataaatatagtaaatatataGCACAAAATGgtaaattaaatgaagaaatagCAAATTATGAGAAAATCAAAATGGATTTTCAAAATAATGaatcattaaaaaataatactatgtcggatgatatattaaatgattatAGTAAAGAAGCTAAAAATCCATATGaagatttattaaatgaaagtataaataaacaaataggAAATTCACAAGTTGAAGATATTGATAAATATCTAATAGAAAGTATAAACTTACCAACGAATTTACCTTTGAACGATTCACAAAAATTAGCATGTCTAAGCGCCTTAACAAGAAGATTAACATTAGTTCAAGGTCCACCAGGAACAGGTAAAACACATGTGGCCTGTGCTATTATAGATAGCTGGCATAAAcaaaatagtaataaaaaaatattagcaGTAGCTGATTCAAATGTTGCGGCAAATAATTTAGTAGaaggtttaaaaaaaagaaatatacaaGCGGTTCGTGTTGGTGCAGGTAGTGATAGTGATTTTCATGAGGAAGCTATAATGGAGTTTCATCGTTATAAAGATTTATtgaaattaagaaaaaataatatgcaGAAAGAAGCAAAAGTAATGAAAGCTTTGTTATTCTTAGAAGctgttaaaaaatataatgttgtTATAGCTACTTGTGTTGGTTCAGGTCATGAAATAtttgataatgaaaaatttgAAAGAGTTATTATTGATGAATGTGCTCAATCTATTGAACCATCAAATCTAATACCTCTAGGACattattgtaataatttaGTACTAATAGGAGATCATAAACAATTACCACCAACTATTATTTCACCGGATGCTATAAAATTAGGTTTAGATAAATCTTTATTAGAAAGATTTGTTATGGCAAAAATTGCACCTgtacatttattaaatacaCAAAGACGTATGCACTTAAGTATATGTGTTTTCCCGAATTTCCATTtctatgataataaattaaaaacagCAAATGTCACAGAAGAAAATAGACCCATCATTAAAGGTTTCTTATGGCCAAATCCAAAATGTAGATTAGCATTCATAGATGTGTCTATAGGAAAACCTGGTAGCAAATTTGAAAATGCTTATGGTACAtctaaatttaatttatatgaaatagAACCTTTAATAACTGTATTAAAATCTATAATCAATGAAGGTTGTGTATCTGTTGATGAAATTGGAATATTAACAGCATATGATGcacaaaaaatgaaattaaaaaaagctGTTCAAGATGCATTCTCATATGAAGCTTCTCATAGAATTGAAATTGATTCAATCGATGGATTtcaaggaaaagaaaaagatcttattttattttcagcTGTACGATCCAATGCTAATAATGAATTAGGTTTCTTAAGAGATGCTAGAAGATTAAACGTTATGTTAACAAGAGCAAAAAGAGGTGTTATACTTTTTGGAGATCAATTTACACTAGCTAATGATCCAGCCAATTGGTTACCTTGGTTAAAATGGATCTCATCAAAAAGAGCAATTGTACATGTAACCAAATTAAATGATCACCTAGAAAATACAGACTATTCTTTAttagataaattaaataaaattaacaaaGCTGTCaacttaaaaaatattaatgtctccgataattattatttctatggAAACGACACAGGCTTCTCAAATGACTACGACcaaaattattttacaaacaatgataatattaatatggaTGATGTTGACAATAAAGATGGTGCTGCGGACCAGCAGGTGGAAGAGATTGTAGAAAACTGGGAGGacttattataaaaaaaaaaaaaataataataaaaaaaacacattttaattataaaaaaaatatacatacatatatatatatatatatgtatacacatatttttgtaatagtattataatttttctattatttaAACATGAATAAAATgattcaaaataaataaattaataaataaattaaataaataaaataaactgTAATTTCATGTactaatattttttcctatccaaataaatttatatatgtaatatttttatatataattaaattattttaattaaaaacttcttttttttatatattatataaaaatataacccattaataataataaaaaaaaaaaaaatatatatatatatatatataatatatatataaacatattatttataataataataatcccAATTTTTGtattctttataattttttattttttttatttttttattttttttatttttttttttttaacttatattatttttttcctttaaatgttgaacatataaattattaatattccacttttatgtgtttatatttaGTGCATCGgtagtatatattttgtatattaaacTATAAATATTAGAACTACCAActtgttaataatatattatatatatatatatatatatatataatatttttaaactgTACTTTTATAAACacttattaaaattttggATATACAAAAgttaatacaatatataaaatattcttattttgatggataattattttcttttcttatatagtatttatatgattaacACACATATGTGTATTAATATTTGAATtcgataattatatattttaatattaaatctGGAAGAtgaacttttatttttataacatttctgggggtataaatatacatacattaaatatataaacgtTATTAAAATGTAATCACTGAATAATAAAcagaaaaataagaaaaataagaaaaataagaaaaatacataaatatatatatatatatatatataacatatgcaGTATCatttttccaaaaaaaaaaaattataattatcttcatttttttttttttttttaatgtaataAAAGAACACtgcataaacatatatttaataaaaaaaaaaaaatttcattttatatatatatatatatatatatatatatatatatatatatattcacaaTGATAGTTTtgttaagaatatataaatatattatatgtatacacatttttcacatttttttttttatttttatcttgcACAGCGTTTCAGCACAACCTTTATCATAAACATcacctttaaaaaaaatatatatatatatatatatatatataatatttctaacATTTTATCcagaaataataattgttaaacttacaaaaaaatatttaaaatatcattatttttatatgtgcataat is a genomic window of Plasmodium falciparum 3D7 genome assembly, chromosome: 7 containing:
- a CDS encoding erythrocyte membrane-associated antigen; protein product: MFLRNFSYTLITYRYMYIFSLINILKTTSVIIKTRHKLNHINNSRGIKSLNINSNNLFFFLRSKIRKTQNYILNNNINKKNYNALFYKLNNKEKKMNNKFSKSLNMNNSTNKNDHLMNDNIASFNKNTDIKNPRSFNQNRNITYSKQFSQNNNYSSTHNNNSVSKGKASGSYINSGNVNVSSNQYVNSNNNINSNNINSSSNNNNNNNSSNNNSNNKFSNNFAGTYSTFIQNREMNKNNEGPNSSFNETKLNNSSNFHINNKEKKNYNNILSNNNNNNINNKNNDGDNINMLHINENSGMYGTKSNYNNKDYLLISNNMKDKNMYLNNNTLTNTNNLDNSLKINNYNNKHNDKNINTRSSKILEDPNSYNNALKNNDSRYNYYNENFTNNIKNVNNANTGVNSLKNMKNPFNMNKKYMSHYNNNDNNNNNNNNNNNNNNNNNNNNNNNSHNNNYNNQPHSNNYYYNNKSNDNLNNNKTSSSSYAPNFKRETSDDISNNNINYNNTNYNNTNYNNTNYNNNNYNKIKDSNNNSNNNMIIMTNEMNSIDLHKNINILTMESSNCNKIDMNNNILSTNETIHNVGNKHGNNDINKTNHHNNTTTTSSSSSNNNMLKLNNIMKNKDINKNDNIESNHQYNAHDILYDNSRGAMVDTMTPGYNRSSRSNKLSMQNYNHINHNMDSSKNMISPNDRSSINKGDITMNNNENNNNNNNMGISRSSSNMFTKHNSFHNNNNNDLNQINNFGIKKNEYYGNFSTSANAKNVNNLINKIEDNKNNNNINNNGGHLDLDSDAFCYYDFNEFLNYMYKDENILTLFYIRKNYLKAESKEEFINENDKIKYSIIWSFTNDEKIVVYGTHNTKKLSKKVCVKKILLKLKNISLLELDQMTKWMINSLNVILKVENKNLENKFNNNVYSCNIEWKINNKLYQASAQHEHEKIAELVATQRLYMILYDVKEQLIRENDFSKMSDDNKRFINSYDNTTIINNNTSNNNNNNNINNTGSNNNTLYNKYMSSNSKNFDDGNMLNQNKFNKNQGANKNFNELMYNNNNHTASSNNNNNNNVLSYQENKNIKYGDASNDHMLNRNNNMNMNNYMNNVCYNNNNNMNNILTSATDIHHNNNNVNNMNNMNNMNNMNNMNNMNNMNNMNNMNNMNNVNKNVGHMGATQGTIMNNNMFLNANNAKYMNENMNLLNNAQHGGIQQVGAQQIGAQPIGIQEVGTQPEQVADPNDLIEYCLTKQDASSIQMLRNNIASRYKIQQSEVFEQVFNLYKCTLDWEWKNGKNTCKAKSVGYGSTKSLAKCEAAYDMLVKNNLIEYISSTDRKNAQFIRDLISKDLNKALNMAIQFIMQYSSNAWSIFVVYLLRELLIDGNYDPINRLLNTIVEVSREGRMEVEKMEKDMNQNVNNVNHINNMNNLNNMNNLNNMNNLNNVNDESINTASATMFHNNKVDENNDNNNNNSSQFFNPYIQNKNLTDNNYVHKLVSIELWEKLIDECVVILNDKLCFNCISLLQQVELDYSIFISKCAHDYYKKYRIMLALELQANLAQSIQEKKNFEYLHENKSLLLKLKSITMPVLSCTCTLTNEEKEWMKSTQMREDDIVLLKPCDTLLKDEDAWSNSLIGSITSTKSDNTVYNINIRIFSAENTKKANVKYNKYRLYLLLNIVTHERMLQALRSITFISSIPTQYQSPYVFTPEIRFLLLHSYNKYSKYIAQNGKLNEEIANYEKIKMDFQNNESLKNNTMSDDILNDYSKEAKNPYEDLLNESINKQIGNSQVEDIDKYLIESINLPTNLPLNDSQKLACLSALTRRLTLVQGPPGTGKTHVACAIIDSWHKQNSNKKILAVADSNVAANNLVEGLKKRNIQAVRVGAGSDSDFHEEAIMEFHRYKDLLKLRKNNMQKEAKVMKALLFLEAVKKYNVVIATCVGSGHEIFDNEKFERVIIDECAQSIEPSNLIPLGHYCNNLVLIGDHKQLPPTIISPDAIKLGLDKSLLERFVMAKIAPVHLLNTQRRMHLSICVFPNFHFYDNKLKTANVTEENRPIIKGFLWPNPKCRLAFIDVSIGKPGSKFENAYGTSKFNLYEIEPLITVLKSIINEGCVSVDEIGILTAYDAQKMKLKKAVQDAFSYEASHRIEIDSIDGFQGKEKDLILFSAVRSNANNELGFLRDARRLNVMLTRAKRGVILFGDQFTLANDPANWLPWLKWISSKRAIVHVTKLNDHLENTDYSLLDKLNKINKAVNLKNINVSDNYYFYGNDTGFSNDYDQNYFTNNDNINMDDVDNKDGAADQQVEEIVENWEDLL